A DNA window from Phragmites australis chromosome 11, lpPhrAust1.1, whole genome shotgun sequence contains the following coding sequences:
- the LOC133885798 gene encoding aspartic proteinase NANA, chloroplast-like, producing the protein MALHGNLLVLLVLLALAAAAVATGGPHQGTSAPLELVTAAPGASLAERARDDRLRHAYISERLARGGDGRRRAAEVGASAFSMPLSSGAYSGTGQYLVRLLVGTPAQQFLLVADTGSDLTWVKCRGPDGASPRGNVFRPADSKSWAPIPCSSDTCKLDVPFSLANCSKPASPCTYDYRYKESSASARGVVGTDSATITLSGGRKSATLQGVVLGCTTSHVGQSFRATDGVISLGNSKISFASRAAARFGGRFSYCLVDHLAPRNATGYLTFGPGPETPRSQTPLLLDPEMPFYGVTVQSILVAGKALAIPGEVWDVKKGGGVILDSGTTLTILATPAYKAVVAELSKHLAGVPKVSFGPFEHCYNWTARRPGAPEIPKLAVQFAGSARFEPPAKSYVIDVKPGVKCIGFQEGEWPGVSVFGNILQQEHLWEFDLKNRMVRFKQTTCTR; encoded by the exons ATGGCGTTGCACGGCAACCTGCTGGTGTTGCTCGTGTTGCTTGCGCTCGCCGCGGCAGCCGTCGCGACAGGTGGGCCACACCAGGGTACATCGGCGCCGCTCGAGCTGGTCACCGCCGCGCCGGGGGCGTCCCTGGCCGAGCGGGCGAGGGACGACCGGCTTCGGCACGCGTACATCTCCGAGCGGCTGGCGCGCGGCGGAGATGgacggcggcgcgcggcggaggTGGGGGCGTCGGCGTTCTCCATGCCGCTGTCGTCAGGGGCGTACAGTGGCACGGGGCAGTACCTCGTGCGCCTCCTCGTGGGTACGCCCGCGCAGCAGTTCTTGCTGGTGGCGGACACCGGCAGCGACCTTACCTGGGTCAAGTGCCGCGGCCCCGACGGCGCCTCCCCGCGAGGGAACGTGTTCCGGCCCGCCGACTCCAAGTCGTGGGCGCCCATCCCGTGTTCGTCGGACACGTGCAAGTTGGACGTGCCCTTCTCCCTCGCCAACTGCTCCAAGCCCGCGAGCCCCTGCACCTACGACTACCG GTACAAGGAAAGCTCGGCTTCGGCGCGCGGCGTGGTGGGCACCGATTCGGCGACCATCACGCTGTCTGGCGGCCGCAAGAGCGCGACGCTGCAGGGCGTGGTCTTGGGCTGCACCACCTCGCACGTCGGCCAGAGCTTCCGGGCAACGGACGGCGTGATAAGCCTCGGGAACAGCAAGATCTCCTTCGCGtcccgcgccgccgcgcgctTCGGGGGCCGCTTCTCCTACTGCCTCGTCGATCACCTCGCTCCGCGCAACGCCACCGGCTACCTCACCTTCGGCCCCGGGCCCGAGACTCCGCGGTCCCAGACGCCGCTGCTGCTCGACCCCGAGATGCCATTCTACGGTGTGACGGTGCAGTCCATCCTCGTGGCCGGCAAGGCCCTCGCCATCCCCGGCGAGGTGTGGGACGTCAAGAAGGGGGGTGGCGTCATCCTCGACTCCGGCACGACCCTGACGATCCTCGCCACCCCGGCGTACAAGGCCGTGGTCGCGGAGCTGAGCAAGCATCTCGCCGGTGTTCCGAAAGTGAGCTTTGGCCCGTTCGAGCACTGCTACAACTGGACGGCACGCCGCCCGGGAGCGCCGGAGATTCCCAAGCTGGCGGTGCAGTTCGCCGGGTCGGCACGGTTCGAGCCGCCTGCGAAGAGCTACGTGATCGACGTGAAGCCGGGCGTGAAGTGCATCGGCTTCCAAGAGGGCGAGTGGCCCGGGGTGTCCGTCTTCGGCAACATCTTGCAGCAGGAACACCTCTGGGAGTTCGACCTCAAGAACCGGATGGTCAGGTTCAAGCAGACGACCTGCACCCGATGA
- the LOC133883979 gene encoding aspartic proteinase NANA, chloroplast-like: protein MALRGHLLVVLVLLALAVAAVASGERHRHRHRHRGKSARARLQLVPAAPGASLAVRARDDRHRHAYISAKLSRRRAAEVGASAFDMPLSSGAYTGTGQYFVRFRVGTPAQPFVLVADTGSDLTWVKCRGATPPPPSDAPAREFRSADSKSWAPIPCSSDMCTSYVPFSLANCSSPANPCSYDYRYKDGSAARGVVGTDSATIALSGDNRRTKLQGVVLGCTTSYNGRSFQSSDGVLSLGNSNISFATRAAARFGGRFSYCLVDHLAPRNATSYLTFGPAPEDAAAAPAQTPLLLDRRMNPFYAVTVDAIHVAGEKLDIPADVWDVEKNGGAILDSGTTLTILATPAYKAVVAALSEQLAGLPRVSMDPFEYCYNWTAGAPDIPKLEVQFAGSALLEPPAKSYVIDAAPGVKCIGVQEGAWPGVSVIGNILQQEHLWEFDLRGRWLRFKHTSCTQ from the exons ATGGCGTTGCGCGGCCACCTGCTCGTGGTTCTTGTGTTGCTAGCGCTCGCCGTGGCGGCCGTCGCGAGCGGTGAgcggcaccggcaccggcaccggcaccgggGAAAGTCGGCTCGGGCGCGGCTGCAGCTGGTGCCCGCCGCGCCGGGCGCGTCCCTCGCCGTGCGGGCGCGGGACGACCGGCACCGGCACGCGTACATCTCAGCGAAGCTGAgccggcggcgcgcggcggaggTGGGGGCGTCGGCGTTCGACATGCCCCTGTCGTCGGGGGCGTACACCGGCACGGGGCAGTACTTCGTGCGGTTCCGCGTGGGCACGCCCGCGCAGCCGTTCGTGTTGGTGGCGGACACCGGCAGCGACCTCACGTGGGTCAAGTGTCGCGGCGCCaccccaccgccgccgtcggacGCGCCGGCGCGCGAGTTCCGCTCCGCGGACTCCAAGTCGTGGGCGCCCATCCCGTGCTCGTCGGACATGTGCACGTCGTACGTGCCCTTCTCCCTCGCCAACTGCTCCTCGCCGGCCAACCCCTGCTCCTACGACTACCG GTACAAGGATGGCTCGGCGGCGCGCGGCGTGGTGGGCACCGACTCGGCGACGATCGCGCTGTCCGGCGACAACAGGCGGACGAAGCTGCAGGGCGTGGTACTGGGCTGCACCACCTCGTACAACGGCCGGAGCTTCCAGTCCTCGGACGGCGTGCTCAGCCTGGGCAACAGCAACATCTCCTTCGCGAcccgcgccgccgcgcgctTCGGAGGCCGCTTCTCCTACTGCCTCGTCGACCACCTTGCACCCCGCAACGCCACCAGCTACCTCACCTTCGGCCCCGCGCCcgaggacgccgccgccgcgccggcccAGACGCCGCTTCTGCTCGACCGCCGGATGAACCCGTTCTACGCCGTGACGGTCGACGCCATCCACGTCGCGGGCGAGAAGCTCGACATCCCCGCGGACGTGTGGGACGTCGAGAAAAATGGCGGCGCGATCCTCGACTCGGGGACGACCCTGACGATCCTCGCCACTCCGGCGTACAAGGCCGTGGTCGCGGCTCTGAGCGAGCAGCTCGCCGGGTTGCCGAGGGTGAGCATGGACCCGTTCGAGTACTGCTACAACTGGACGGCTGGCGCGCCGGACATCCCGAAGCTGGAGGTGCAGTTCGCCGGGTCGGCGCTGCTGGAGCCGCCGGCAAAGAGCTACGTGATCGACGCGGCGCCGGGGGTCAAGTGCATCGGCGTGCAGGAAGGTGCGTGGCCCGGGGTGTCCGTCATCGGCAACATCCTGCAGCAGGAGCACCTGTGGGAGTTCGACCTCAGGGGCCGGTGGCTCAGATTCAAGCACACGAGCTGCACCCAATGA